A stretch of Candidatus Nanogingivalaceae bacterium DNA encodes these proteins:
- the mltG gene encoding endolytic transglycosylase MltG — MNMISDFSTGSSQKESEPIEKRAEKVIEKITQQEKEIVPLLKKEQKRRRRNRKFLISAILIVCVLAFSATLYVNYNLAINHRSKSTEKVDFTVNPGDSIDVVAKNLAKDKLIISKNSLIFYARMNNKRNILAGKYQLSANMTIPEILEVLNKGQVNTSFNVTFLPGGTVKMAKATLSKIGYSNNEINQAFSKDYSSEFPKLFAGKDKNTDLEGFLYGETHNFKKDTKVEDILRRFFTDFENQVVSLNLEGKFKKKGLTLYEGITLASIVQKETLNDFEDQQKVAGVFYNRLKKEMTLGSDVTYQYIADKLGIERSPNLDNPYNLRKNTGLTPSPIATPGISALKATADPIEHSYIFFLSGDDDKTYYGKTSLEHQENIDKYCKKKCQIL, encoded by the coding sequence ATGAATATGATATCGGATTTTTCGACTGGAAGTAGCCAAAAAGAATCTGAACCTATCGAAAAACGTGCAGAAAAAGTTATTGAGAAAATAACACAACAAGAAAAAGAGATTGTTCCTTTGTTAAAGAAAGAGCAAAAGAGGAGAAGAAGGAATCGAAAATTCCTTATTTCAGCAATTTTAATAGTTTGTGTTTTGGCTTTTTCGGCGACACTTTACGTAAACTATAATTTGGCAATCAATCATAGATCTAAGAGTACAGAAAAAGTTGATTTTACAGTTAATCCTGGTGATTCTATAGATGTAGTAGCGAAAAATCTTGCAAAAGATAAGCTAATTATTTCTAAGAATTCGTTAATTTTCTACGCAAGAATGAATAATAAAAGGAATATTTTAGCAGGTAAATACCAATTATCTGCTAATATGACGATACCGGAAATTTTGGAAGTTTTAAATAAGGGCCAAGTTAATACTAGTTTTAATGTGACTTTCTTGCCTGGTGGAACAGTTAAGATGGCTAAAGCTACACTTTCAAAAATTGGTTATTCAAATAATGAGATCAACCAAGCTTTCTCGAAAGATTATTCGAGTGAATTTCCTAAGCTGTTTGCTGGTAAAGATAAAAATACAGATCTAGAGGGATTTTTATACGGAGAGACGCACAACTTTAAAAAAGATACAAAGGTTGAAGATATTTTAAGGCGATTTTTTACGGATTTTGAAAATCAGGTTGTTAGTTTAAACCTTGAGGGTAAATTCAAGAAGAAGGGGCTAACTCTCTATGAAGGAATTACACTTGCGTCAATAGTGCAGAAGGAAACGTTAAATGATTTTGAGGACCAACAAAAGGTGGCAGGAGTATTTTATAATAGGCTTAAAAAAGAAATGACTCTTGGCTCTGATGTGACCTATCAGTATATTGCTGATAAACTTGGAATTGAAAGATCTCCAAATCTAGATAACCCGTATAATCTTAGAAAAAATACAGGGTTAACTCCTTCGCCTATTGCTACCCCAGGAATATCGGCTCTAAAAGCTACTGCGGATCCGATTGAGCATAGCTATATATTCTTTTTGAGTGGTGATGATGATAAAACATACTATGGAAAGACTAGCTTAGAGCATCAAGAAAATATAGATAAATATTGCAAAAAGAAATGTCAGATTTTATGA
- the ruvX gene encoding Holliday junction resolvase RuvX: MKSLKLMALDVGTKRIGIAVADSAIKIAIPLITIDNDETQESAIKQIIQLISKEEIDILVVGLPRNQSGEETPQSVYTKEFVENFKYAVDKISFQDESLTSIQAENRLKSYGKPYSKGDIDMNAASIILQDYLEENF; this comes from the coding sequence ATGAAATCACTAAAGCTTATGGCTCTCGATGTCGGCACGAAAAGAATTGGTATTGCTGTTGCTGATTCGGCAATTAAAATAGCAATACCTCTAATAACTATCGATAATGATGAGACTCAAGAATCAGCCATAAAACAAATTATTCAATTAATTTCAAAAGAAGAAATTGATATACTTGTAGTTGGTTTACCTAGGAATCAGAGTGGTGAAGAAACACCGCAAAGTGTCTATACGAAAGAATTTGTAGAAAATTTTAAATATGCTGTAGATAAAATTAGCTTCCAGGATGAAAGTTTAACAAGTATTCAGGCTGAAAATAGATTGAAAAGCTACGGCAAGCCTTATTCAAAGGGTGATATTGACATGAATGCCGCTTCGATTATTTTGCAAGACTATTTAGAGGAGAATTTTTAA
- a CDS encoding baseplate J/gp47 family protein, with protein MSEKTTKDVIYVDVEDDITDVVNKIKSSKERIIAIVPPKSLGVFRSAVNIRLLSRTAQKADKKIVFVTNNSALKTMSAAAKIPVAKTLQSKPEIPEIDILEVDGDDVIDGESLPISEFSGPSPEEKEAELLENLDIDDNKNFNKVKPDLKNAKTNKAKKNIKVPDFSKFRKKIFIIAGAVSLFLIFIVWAMFFAPFADIVITAKTSTSSIKGVSKVSNVASNETILSKTETVNKTREVTFDATGTREEGEAASGTLTLSQSGDSDPVTIVQGSAFSAGQCNFVTTSDVTIPGAKIKGGSISAGSATVGIKATVIGEQCNLEAQKYTSSIGDISARGGQLSGGSKKTLKVVSQADINNAKAKLNAEGIDSIKSELKSKFDNNYTILEDSFSAKDGESSSSVAVNQEAPNGKATLKMTSIYSITAFENNSIKTAIDSLAKEKVSAANNQKIYDYGIKNANFTKFNGSSVEIAANVKIGPTINTDELKEKIKGKKSGEVRSLISSTEGVQNVDVKFSFFWVNSVPKDSKKIKIEFTVNK; from the coding sequence ATGAGTGAAAAAACTACAAAAGATGTAATTTATGTTGATGTAGAAGACGATATTACAGATGTTGTAAATAAAATAAAATCTTCGAAAGAACGGATTATTGCGATTGTCCCACCGAAAAGCTTGGGTGTTTTTCGAAGCGCTGTAAATATCAGGTTACTATCTCGTACCGCCCAGAAAGCCGATAAAAAGATAGTTTTTGTTACAAATAACTCAGCTTTAAAAACTATGTCGGCTGCAGCAAAAATACCTGTAGCAAAAACATTGCAAAGTAAGCCTGAAATTCCAGAAATTGATATTCTTGAGGTTGATGGTGATGATGTTATTGATGGTGAGAGCCTACCAATCTCAGAGTTTAGCGGTCCAAGTCCAGAAGAAAAAGAGGCGGAACTTCTTGAAAACTTAGATATTGATGACAATAAAAATTTCAATAAGGTTAAGCCGGATTTAAAGAATGCGAAAACTAATAAAGCTAAAAAGAATATAAAAGTTCCAGATTTTTCAAAATTCAGGAAGAAGATTTTTATTATTGCTGGTGCCGTTTCGTTGTTTTTGATTTTTATAGTCTGGGCGATGTTCTTTGCTCCGTTTGCGGATATTGTAATTACTGCAAAAACTTCGACAAGTAGTATTAAAGGTGTTTCTAAGGTTTCGAATGTTGCTTCCAATGAAACGATTCTTTCAAAAACAGAGACTGTAAATAAAACTCGTGAAGTAACATTTGATGCGACCGGAACTAGAGAAGAAGGGGAGGCAGCATCTGGAACTTTGACTCTTTCACAAAGTGGCGATAGTGACCCGGTGACTATCGTGCAAGGTTCAGCTTTTTCAGCTGGTCAATGTAATTTTGTAACAACTTCGGATGTAACAATCCCAGGGGCAAAAATTAAGGGTGGTTCTATTTCTGCTGGAAGTGCGACTGTCGGTATTAAAGCCACAGTAATTGGTGAACAATGTAACTTAGAGGCGCAAAAATATACATCTTCGATTGGTGATATATCTGCTCGTGGTGGCCAATTATCTGGTGGAAGCAAGAAAACATTAAAAGTTGTGTCTCAAGCTGATATAAACAACGCTAAAGCTAAACTGAACGCCGAAGGAATTGATTCGATTAAGTCAGAGTTAAAATCAAAATTTGACAACAATTATACGATTCTAGAAGATAGTTTTTCGGCTAAAGACGGGGAATCTTCTTCATCTGTGGCCGTAAATCAAGAGGCGCCAAATGGTAAGGCAACACTAAAGATGACATCAATCTATTCAATTACTGCTTTTGAAAACAATAGTATCAAAACAGCAATTGATTCTTTAGCTAAAGAAAAGGTTAGTGCTGCAAATAACCAGAAGATTTATGATTATGGAATAAAAAACGCTAACTTCACTAAGTTTAATGGAAGTAGTGTAGAAATTGCTGCAAATGTTAAGATTGGTCCAACGATTAATACTGATGAACTTAAGGAAAAAATTAAGGGTAAAAAATCTGGAGAAGTACGAAGCTTAATTAGCTCTACGGAAGGAGTTCAAAATGTTGACGTTAAATTCTCTTTCTTCTGGGTCAACTCCGTACCAAAAGATAGTAAAAAAATAAAGATTGAGTTTACGGTTAATAAATAA
- the pilM gene encoding pilus assembly protein PilM, protein MLFKNKQREDLNDNHIVALDIGTEFVKALVAEIHDDEIRVIGVGRARQEVSDMHSGAIADIASVVQNCETALIEAEDQAEIQAKKAVIGIAGELVKGATNTIKYRRPQPNRPLDEAEMEFIIDKIQERAQLKAQREIALETGNQEAEIKLVNSAIVGIHIDGYKVSNPIGFQGKDVSIQIYTAFAPTVHIGAIERVANELALDLIAVAAEPFAVARSVVGSDSSSSFTAILADVGGGTTDIAVVNDGGVEGTKMFGIGGRSFTNQIANEMGLSYKNAEKLKVNLSNDKLKSNIAQQAIDAIENTLDVWVSGVELALSDFENIDYLPSRILLCGGGSSLASLTERLENSDWWKELPFNKKPTVKHIKPEEVSGVVDESGKINDHTFITAMGLLRVGYDTYSSDENASENFRDKLNRILRT, encoded by the coding sequence ATGTTATTCAAGAATAAACAAAGAGAAGATTTAAACGATAATCATATCGTTGCGCTTGATATTGGAACTGAATTCGTGAAGGCTCTTGTAGCCGAGATTCACGATGATGAAATTCGTGTGATCGGTGTTGGTCGTGCGAGGCAAGAAGTCTCTGATATGCATTCAGGCGCTATTGCTGATATTGCGAGCGTTGTTCAGAACTGTGAAACTGCACTAATTGAAGCAGAAGATCAGGCTGAAATTCAAGCAAAAAAGGCTGTGATAGGAATAGCCGGAGAGCTAGTGAAAGGTGCGACGAATACTATAAAATACCGTCGACCTCAACCAAATCGACCGCTTGATGAGGCAGAAATGGAATTTATTATCGATAAAATTCAAGAACGCGCTCAGCTTAAGGCACAGAGAGAAATTGCTCTCGAAACAGGAAATCAAGAAGCTGAAATTAAGCTAGTTAATTCAGCTATTGTGGGTATTCATATAGATGGATATAAAGTTTCAAATCCAATTGGTTTTCAAGGTAAAGATGTCTCAATCCAGATATATACAGCTTTTGCACCAACGGTTCATATTGGTGCTATTGAACGTGTTGCGAATGAGCTGGCTCTTGACTTAATTGCAGTTGCTGCTGAACCTTTTGCTGTAGCTAGAAGTGTTGTTGGATCGGATTCTTCAAGTAGTTTCACGGCTATTTTAGCTGATGTAGGTGGTGGAACGACAGATATTGCAGTTGTTAATGACGGCGGTGTTGAAGGTACTAAGATGTTTGGGATTGGCGGAAGAAGTTTTACTAATCAGATTGCTAATGAAATGGGGCTGTCATACAAAAATGCTGAAAAGCTTAAAGTTAACCTTTCAAACGATAAACTTAAGTCTAATATTGCGCAACAAGCAATCGATGCAATCGAAAACACTCTTGATGTTTGGGTTTCGGGTGTTGAACTTGCTTTAAGTGATTTTGAAAATATTGATTATCTTCCTTCGAGAATTTTGCTTTGTGGCGGTGGGTCTAGCCTAGCGTCTTTGACTGAGCGTCTCGAAAATAGTGACTGGTGGAAAGAGTTGCCATTCAATAAAAAACCTACGGTTAAACATATAAAACCAGAAGAAGTCTCTGGCGTCGTAGATGAATCTGGAAAAATAAACGACCATACGTTTATTACCGCAATGGGACTATTGCGAGTCGGTTATGACACTTATAGTTCTGATGAAAATGCGAGTGAAAATTTCAGAGATAAGCTAAATAGAATTTTGCGAACTTAA
- the tpiA gene encoding triose-phosphate isomerase, whose protein sequence is MNKKLVIANWKMNLNMQESSIFLHKLSEKVQAHRGMEVILAPSTFTLQSLSLQINHRQFKLAAQNFYWRDHGAFTGEVSISQLRGIVQYALVGHSERRNIFHETDKDIRAKVAAAIRNNIRPILCIGETSDERNHDETNLVLNDQLLGGLANVSSEDISKVIIAYEPVWAIGTGVNANPDDIRKAVKTIRNQIKNLYGAKTAEEIQVVYGGSVQPEFATDYAKIKGVDGLLIGGASLSVEKFVQITQKVFETIK, encoded by the coding sequence ATGAACAAAAAACTTGTTATCGCCAACTGGAAAATGAATTTAAACATGCAAGAGTCGAGTATTTTCTTGCATAAATTAAGTGAAAAAGTTCAAGCTCATCGTGGGATGGAAGTTATTCTTGCACCGTCAACTTTTACGCTTCAATCTTTAAGTCTACAAATCAATCATCGTCAATTTAAACTTGCTGCTCAGAATTTCTATTGGCGCGACCACGGTGCTTTTACTGGTGAAGTTTCAATTTCTCAACTTCGAGGAATTGTGCAATATGCGCTTGTTGGACATTCCGAGAGGCGGAATATTTTTCACGAAACAGATAAGGATATTCGTGCGAAAGTTGCAGCAGCTATTAGGAATAATATTCGTCCGATTCTCTGCATCGGTGAAACTTCAGACGAACGGAACCATGATGAAACAAATCTAGTATTGAACGATCAGCTGCTGGGTGGGCTTGCGAATGTTTCGAGTGAAGATATTTCGAAAGTTATTATCGCTTATGAACCAGTTTGGGCGATTGGAACTGGAGTAAATGCTAATCCAGATGATATTCGAAAAGCTGTAAAAACTATCAGAAATCAAATTAAAAATTTGTATGGAGCAAAAACTGCCGAAGAGATTCAAGTGGTCTATGGTGGAAGTGTTCAGCCGGAATTTGCGACAGACTATGCTAAAATTAAAGGTGTTGATGGGTTGTTAATTGGTGGTGCAAGCCTAAGCGTTGAAAAGTTTGTACAGATTACTCAAAAAGTTTTTGAAACAATAAAATAA
- the pgk gene encoding phosphoglycerate kinase: MFNKKTINDIDVRGKVVLVRTDYNVPIEYSENGEANILNDFRIKSSLPTLKNLIERGVRKIIIISHMGRPKAVEGISDLDELEHLPNGSRKYSLRPVFNHLRELLEAEDLNFPMNFHTTPIFPRTRYSVSMKDADDDYKIEMLENLRFSKGEKSNSSDFADALLQVTGADLFVQDGFGVIHREHTSTSEIAKKLPSVAGLLLEKEYLTISEAFRNPKRPFVAVMGGAKISDKLPLIEKFVERADKIIVAGAIANTFLKYLNVKVGKSRIEDGQKEVIEQIFRLAEKKVGFEGLREFIILPEEVAVAKEFSKDAERVEKRVISVAEDETILDLGEKAIQKLESEISKAKMVVWNGTVGYAEFENFAEGSRRTCLQISKSTRDNGMKSIVGGGDTSAFALNWSNQNPEIADFSLISTGGGAALELMSGEILPGFEVLEDKA; this comes from the coding sequence ATGTTTAACAAAAAAACTATTAATGATATTGATGTGCGTGGAAAGGTTGTCCTAGTTCGCACAGACTATAATGTCCCAATTGAATATTCTGAAAATGGTGAGGCGAATATTTTGAATGATTTTAGAATTAAATCAAGCTTGCCAACACTTAAAAACCTTATTGAGCGAGGCGTTCGAAAAATTATTATTATTTCGCACATGGGTAGACCAAAAGCGGTTGAAGGAATTTCAGATTTGGATGAGCTTGAACATCTGCCTAATGGGTCTAGAAAATATTCACTACGACCAGTTTTTAATCATTTAAGGGAACTTTTAGAGGCTGAAGATTTGAATTTTCCGATGAATTTTCATACGACGCCAATTTTTCCACGTACGCGGTATTCAGTTTCTATGAAGGACGCTGACGATGATTACAAAATTGAGATGCTTGAGAATTTACGCTTTTCGAAAGGTGAAAAATCTAATTCATCAGATTTTGCAGATGCATTACTGCAAGTTACGGGAGCAGATTTATTCGTGCAAGATGGTTTTGGTGTTATTCATCGAGAACATACTTCAACGAGTGAAATCGCAAAAAAACTTCCAAGCGTGGCTGGACTATTGCTCGAAAAGGAATATCTAACTATTTCAGAAGCTTTTAGAAACCCTAAAAGGCCGTTTGTTGCAGTTATGGGTGGCGCTAAAATTTCAGATAAACTGCCTTTAATTGAAAAGTTTGTTGAGCGTGCAGATAAAATTATTGTGGCTGGCGCAATTGCAAATACTTTTTTGAAATATCTTAATGTTAAGGTTGGAAAAAGTCGAATTGAAGATGGTCAAAAGGAAGTTATCGAACAGATTTTTAGATTGGCGGAGAAGAAGGTTGGTTTTGAAGGCCTTCGAGAATTTATTATTTTACCAGAAGAAGTTGCTGTAGCGAAAGAATTTTCGAAAGATGCTGAACGAGTTGAAAAACGAGTTATCTCTGTTGCGGAAGATGAAACGATTTTAGATTTAGGTGAAAAGGCAATTCAAAAGCTTGAGAGTGAAATTTCGAAAGCTAAAATGGTTGTTTGGAATGGAACCGTTGGTTATGCTGAGTTTGAGAATTTTGCCGAAGGCTCACGCCGAACATGTTTGCAAATTTCGAAATCTACAAGAGATAATGGCATGAAGTCGATTGTAGGTGGTGGTGATACGTCGGCTTTCGCGCTAAATTGGTCAAATCAAAATCCTGAAATTGCTGATTTTTCACTAATTTCAACTGGCGGTGGTGCGGCTTTAGAGTTAATGAGTGGCGAAATTTTACCAGGATTTGAAGTTCTGGAAGATAAAGCATAA